One genomic segment of Kogia breviceps isolate mKogBre1 chromosome 11, mKogBre1 haplotype 1, whole genome shotgun sequence includes these proteins:
- the LOC131765610 gene encoding lysine-rich coiled-coil protein 1 isoform X1 yields the protein MRESLVNLMKHSNKTSDSFQDELADYIKVQKARGLEPKTCFRKMREDYLETCGYKEKVDSRCRMFDQRLPYEPIQTYRRPCNISQAVEKQLPQWLPAHDSRLRLDSLSYCQFTRDCFSGKPVALNFSQQECNCSSYSVESGVYRHLSLENRTSAHQASYKQIHQKRKRHPEEGQEKPEEEQPKHKRKKAYEEIDLDKHRSIQRNKTELETVRVSKEKLKNRKEKKSRDVASKKEERKRRKEKKEQRKERTEEEMLWDQSILGF from the coding sequence AGAATCCCTTGTCAACCTAATGAAGCATTCAAACAAGACATCTGACTCTTTTCAAGATGAACTTGCAGATTATATCAAAGTGCAGAAAGCCAGAGGCTTAGAGCCGAAGACTTGTTTCAGAAAGATGAGAGAGGATTATTTGGAAACCTGTGGATACAAAGAAAAGGTTGATTCTAGGTGTAGAATGTTTGATCAAAGACTCCCTTATGAACCCATCCAGACCTACCGAAGACCATGCAATATTTCACAAGCAGTGGAGAAGCAGTTACCTCAGTGGCTACCAGCTCATGACAGCAGGCTGAGACTGGACTCCCTGAGCTACTGTCAATTCACCAGGGACTGTTTCTCAGGAAAACCAGTAGCCCTGAACTTTAGTCAACAAGAGTGTAACTGTAGCTCATACAGTGTAGAATCTGGAGTTTACAGGCACCTCTCCTTAGAAAACAGGACCAGTGCCCATCAAGCTAGTTATAAACAGATacatcagaagagaaaaaggcaCCCAGAGGAAGGACAGGAAAAACCAGAAGAGGAGCAGCCCAAGCATAAGAGGAAGAAAGCTTATGAGGAAATAGATTTAGACAAACACAGGAGcatccaaagaaacaaaacagaattggAAACAGTCAGAGTCAGTAAAGAAAAGCTTAAGAAccgaaaggagaaaaaaagccgAGATGTAGCCTCTAAGAAAGAGGAACGTAAgcgtagaaaagagaaaaaggaacaacgGAAAGAAAGGACAGAAGAGGAGATGCTTTGGGACCAGTCTATCCTTGGATTTTGA
- the LOC131765610 gene encoding lysine-rich coiled-coil protein 1 isoform X2, with protein MKHSNKTSDSFQDELADYIKVQKARGLEPKTCFRKMREDYLETCGYKEKVDSRCRMFDQRLPYEPIQTYRRPCNISQAVEKQLPQWLPAHDSRLRLDSLSYCQFTRDCFSGKPVALNFSQQECNCSSYSVESGVYRHLSLENRTSAHQASYKQIHQKRKRHPEEGQEKPEEEQPKHKRKKAYEEIDLDKHRSIQRNKTELETVRVSKEKLKNRKEKKSRDVASKKEERKRRKEKKEQRKERTEEEMLWDQSILGF; from the coding sequence ATGAAGCATTCAAACAAGACATCTGACTCTTTTCAAGATGAACTTGCAGATTATATCAAAGTGCAGAAAGCCAGAGGCTTAGAGCCGAAGACTTGTTTCAGAAAGATGAGAGAGGATTATTTGGAAACCTGTGGATACAAAGAAAAGGTTGATTCTAGGTGTAGAATGTTTGATCAAAGACTCCCTTATGAACCCATCCAGACCTACCGAAGACCATGCAATATTTCACAAGCAGTGGAGAAGCAGTTACCTCAGTGGCTACCAGCTCATGACAGCAGGCTGAGACTGGACTCCCTGAGCTACTGTCAATTCACCAGGGACTGTTTCTCAGGAAAACCAGTAGCCCTGAACTTTAGTCAACAAGAGTGTAACTGTAGCTCATACAGTGTAGAATCTGGAGTTTACAGGCACCTCTCCTTAGAAAACAGGACCAGTGCCCATCAAGCTAGTTATAAACAGATacatcagaagagaaaaaggcaCCCAGAGGAAGGACAGGAAAAACCAGAAGAGGAGCAGCCCAAGCATAAGAGGAAGAAAGCTTATGAGGAAATAGATTTAGACAAACACAGGAGcatccaaagaaacaaaacagaattggAAACAGTCAGAGTCAGTAAAGAAAAGCTTAAGAAccgaaaggagaaaaaaagccgAGATGTAGCCTCTAAGAAAGAGGAACGTAAgcgtagaaaagagaaaaaggaacaacgGAAAGAAAGGACAGAAGAGGAGATGCTTTGGGACCAGTCTATCCTTGGATTTTGA
- the LOC131765613 gene encoding lysine-rich coiled-coil protein 1-like, with protein MLEQRFPFRRPHKSPSSYKRPKTVESRLPTLSNIRHFRQRLEPVNHCQKKRDHFFNIRWFPSPPVQGMTTGPHTAQHREEASCFSEDHTSVHQAGDQDGGWTGRSREKGGGGHGGEDQVSWKRKHHRDEDDEDSHKGNRREARAAPGSTEKSKYRKKSAHDWDTMKEGRKSSREKKHPGKDSTQEGGLWDEAILGGCS; from the coding sequence ATGCTGGAGCAGAGATTCCCCTTCAGGAGGCCCCACAAGTCCCCCAGTTCCTACAAAAGGCCAAAAACAGTGGAAAGCCGCTTACCCACACTGTCCAATATTCGTCACTTCCGGCAAAGACTGGAACCTGTAAATCACTGTCAGAAAAAACGCGACCATTTCTTCAATATCCGGTGGTTTCCGAGCCCACCTGTGCAAGGAATGACCACTGGCCCACACACAGCACAACACAGAGAAGAGGCCAGCTGCTTCTCAGAGGACCACACCAGCGTCCATCAGGCAGGAGATCAAGATGGAGGCTGGACGGGAAGGtccagggagaagggaggaggaggacatgGCGGTGAGGACCAGGTATCGTGGAAGAGGAAGCACCACAGGGATGAAGACGACGAAGATTCCCACAAGGGGAACAGGAGGGAGGCCAGAGCGgcgccaggaagcacagagaagtccAAGTACAGAAAGAAGAGCGCCCATGATTGGGACACcatgaaggagggaagaaagtccAGTAGAGAGAAGAAGCATCCTGGCAAAGATAGCACCCAGGAGGGGGGCTTGTGGGATGAAGCTATCCTCGGTGGTTGTTCCTGA
- the CD8B gene encoding T-cell surface glycoprotein CD8 beta chain isoform X1, with amino-acid sequence MRAETLPSSHQTPAPLPRQVPPSLLPAPPSPSCPARSQPRPSQPSPARTRCPGRAKMQPRLWLLVTAQLAALHGSSALLQTPASMTAQTNQTVMLSCEAKTFLANSRIYWLRRRPAPSADSHYEFLAFWDLTRGTVYSKEMEQEKLTVLRDSSRYTLSLQSVEPSDSGVYFCMMVGNPYLTFGTGTRLSVVDVLPTTPQPTKKPTPKKKVFRFPNLVTQKGPSCAPLIVGLLVAVTLVLLVSLGVAIHLHCLQRRARLRLLKQFYK; translated from the exons ATGAGGGCAGAGACCTTGCCATCCTCTCACCAGACTCCCGCCCCTCTCCCCCGCcaggtccctccctccctgctacccgctcccccctcccccagctgccccgccaGGTCCCAGCCCAGACCATCTCAGCCGAGCCCCGCCAGGACCAGATGTCCCGGGCGCGCCAAGATGCAGCCGCGGCTCTGGCTTCTTGTCACCGCGCAGCTGGCAG CTCTGCATGGCAGCTCAGCACTCCTGCAGACCCCTGCGTCCATGACGGCCCAGACCAACCAGACGGTGATGCTGTCCTGTGAAGCCAAAACCTTCCTCGCTAACTCTCGCATCTACTGGCTGAGGCGGCGCCCGGCCCCGAGCGCTGACAGTCACTACGAGTTCCTGGCCTTCTGGGATCTCACCAGAGGGACTGTGTACAGCAAGGAGATGGAGCAGGAAAAGCTCACTGTGCTTAGAGATTCTTCCCGGTACACTCTCAGCCTCCAAAGTGTGGAGCCTTCCGACAGCGGCGTCTACTTCTGCATGATGGTTGGGAACCCCTACCTGACCTTTGGGACGGGAACTCGGCTGAGTGTGG TTGATGTCCTTCCCACCACTCCGCAGCCCACCAAGAAGCCCACTCCCAAGAAGAAAGTGTTCCGGTTCCCAAACCTGGTGACCCAGAAGG GCCCGTCCTGTGCCCCCCTCATTGTCGGCCTACTGGTGGCTGTCACCCTTGTTCTGCTGGTGTCCTTGGGCGTGGCCATTCACCTACACT GCCTGCAGAGGAGAGCTCGGCTTCGCCTCCTGAAACA
- the CD8B gene encoding T-cell surface glycoprotein CD8 beta chain isoform X2 yields the protein MTAQTNQTVMLSCEAKTFLANSRIYWLRRRPAPSADSHYEFLAFWDLTRGTVYSKEMEQEKLTVLRDSSRYTLSLQSVEPSDSGVYFCMMVGNPYLTFGTGTRLSVVDVLPTTPQPTKKPTPKKKVFRFPNLVTQKGPSCAPLIVGLLVAVTLVLLVSLGVAIHLHCLQRRARLRLLKQFYK from the exons ATGACGGCCCAGACCAACCAGACGGTGATGCTGTCCTGTGAAGCCAAAACCTTCCTCGCTAACTCTCGCATCTACTGGCTGAGGCGGCGCCCGGCCCCGAGCGCTGACAGTCACTACGAGTTCCTGGCCTTCTGGGATCTCACCAGAGGGACTGTGTACAGCAAGGAGATGGAGCAGGAAAAGCTCACTGTGCTTAGAGATTCTTCCCGGTACACTCTCAGCCTCCAAAGTGTGGAGCCTTCCGACAGCGGCGTCTACTTCTGCATGATGGTTGGGAACCCCTACCTGACCTTTGGGACGGGAACTCGGCTGAGTGTGG TTGATGTCCTTCCCACCACTCCGCAGCCCACCAAGAAGCCCACTCCCAAGAAGAAAGTGTTCCGGTTCCCAAACCTGGTGACCCAGAAGG GCCCGTCCTGTGCCCCCCTCATTGTCGGCCTACTGGTGGCTGTCACCCTTGTTCTGCTGGTGTCCTTGGGCGTGGCCATTCACCTACACT GCCTGCAGAGGAGAGCTCGGCTTCGCCTCCTGAAACA